One Microtus ochrogaster isolate Prairie Vole_2 unplaced genomic scaffold, MicOch1.0 UNK14, whole genome shotgun sequence genomic region harbors:
- the Lin7b gene encoding protein lin-7 homolog B — protein sequence MAALVEPLGLERDVSRAVELLERLQRSGELPPQKLQALQRVLQSRFCSAIREVYEQLYDTLDITGSAEVRAHATAKATVAAFTASEGHAHPRVVELPKTDEGLGFNIMGGKEQNSPIYISRVIPGGVADRHGGLKRGDQLLSVNGVSVEGEHHEKAVELLKAAQGSVKLVVRYTPRVLEEMEARFEKMRSARRRQQHHSYTSLESRG from the exons ATGGCTGCACTGGTGGAGCCGCTGGGACTTGAGCGGG ACGTGTCCCGGGCCGTGGAGCTGCTGGAGCGGCTGCAACGCAGCGGAGAGCTGCCCCCGCAGAAGCTGCAGGCCCTGCAGCGGGTCCTGCAGAGCCGTTTCTGTTCTGCCATCCGTGAG gtgTACGAGCAGCTCTATGACACGCTGGATATCACTGGCAGCGCTGAGGTGCGGGCTCACGCCACAGCCAAG GCCACAGTGGCTGCCTTCACAGCCAGTGAGGGCCATGCACATCCCAGGGTCGTGGAACTACCGAAGACTGATGAGGGTTTGGGCTTCAACATCATGGGTGGCAAAGAGCAGAACTCACCCATCTACATCTCTCGAGTCATCCCCGGAGGCGTGGCTGATCGCCATGGTGGCCTCAAGAGGGGAGACCAGCTGCTGTCCGTGAATGGTGTG AGTGTGGAGGGCGAACACCATGAAAAAGCCGTGGAACTCCTGAAGGCCGCCCAGGGCTCAGTGAAACTGGTGGTGCGGTACACCCCACGGGTGCTGGAGGAGATGGAGGCCCGCTTTGAGAAGATGCGATCTGCCCGGAGGCGCCAGCAGCACCACAGCTACAC GTCTTTGGAGTCCCGAGGCTGA